The genomic DNA ACGAAAACATGATGAAGGCATTTCTAAAATTATTGAACAAAATAATGTTCTTGTCGAATTAACTAAAAAAAGAATCAAGGTTCGGAACGAAAACTATCTCTCGCGGAATACaaagagaaaaataaaattttgttgAAGGATTTGACCTCTGTATTTGATCCTAACTTACGCGAATTTATTCGAACCGAACAGATCTGAATTATGGAAAAAAGGGCACAATAACAAAGATCAACTTCGCAAGATCGAGGCTCGGAAGATGAAGGTCAAGGATCACAAAATGATcgtaattataattaatattatgATTATCTCGGAGGATCAAGAAATAATCTATTTGATTAAATCAATATTTTAGTTTATATTATGGTTTTGTATAAGTTGTATTTGCAATTAATTTTTATCAAGTGTGAtctttaatttatatttaatgtATTATTAATTTGAGTTAAAACACTTCATGatgtttaatatatttttgttaaataattattatatatataagtgaaaattaataaatataattaaaaactactttatatatataataacattcAATCaacaaatattaaaatatataaaatataaaaaagttaatattttattattaaataaatttagaCCTGTGTATAGTGTCGGCCTAAATTTAGGCCGATACTATTTACTGACCTAAATTTAAACCAGGTAATAGGACAGTGTTAGATAAATTTGGTCCGAAATTGATCTAAATTTAGGCGAATAGGCCATTTTTGGAGATCGCTTAAATTGACCTGCGCTTTCCCCCTGCTAACTCCCCTTCTCGGACCCTGCAAAGTCTTTACAAGACTTTACAAGAAAGAGTTTCCATTTCAACTATAATGCGATTTTTAAAACAGAGCACTCTTTTTGAAAGAAAAACAGCTCATGATCTGGTTGGAAAAGATACAACGGATGAGATATCAGATTTGATTTAAATAATCTATTATTTCTAAAGATTACAAATGATATGGAAATATTTGGTCAATGAAGAAGTAAACTATATTTTGCTCCATCAATATTTAAGAAAGTGAAAGTCATCTGCAAAACTTGAGACTTACAATACATATCTATTTAAAACAATAAAGTTATGATCAGTTTTAGGAGAAAGCTAGACTTCCCAGAATGATTTCTTAAATCATTTCTAAGTGGGGATGTAGTCCAAATGGGTAGTTATAGTttgtttataattaaaatataagatTACGGTAAAAAATTAGCTTCAATTTGCAGTTATATCTGGTTCTGTAAATGAATAAATGGATTAGTAATAATCATAGTCATATGACCCATATCATGAAATAATTATAAACGAAATGTTTTTTTTGTTTCAAATAAAATTTAGGAgagagaaataaaattttaataaagttgaaaatatttaattataaaatacaaCTTACATTAAAATTGAAATCatattttatcattaaaatacattttttaatctcaaattataataataactatatttattttaGCATTAAGATTGAACTTACCCTAAGGTTCATGTTTGATAATTTATGTTGTAACAACAAAGTAAtccataattaaaatatattaaaacaTAAGAAATGTGAAGACACGatatttagaaatttttgagaacCTAGATTAAGTACCTAACGCTACTTTTTAAGAGAAAACATGTTGCAATATAGGCGAAGTGTAACGCACGTCCCGTGCATGCAATGCAAGTTGCAGACTAAATATCGTTCTGGGCCTTCTGGCGTCTCAGAATCATTATCAATTTTATATGTGGACACGGCATACACATGATCCTGATTTTCTCTAATTATCCCCTGTTTATATATACTTTGGTTTTCATGCCCAAATTATTATTTTACTAACTCTTAGTCTTAAACGTGCATCTTAATGTTGAGCACcgatatttaaatatattatccTACTAAGTAAACAAAAAAGTTAACATTCTAATAAAAAATATTAACTTTTTAACTGCAATTTATGATTTTCGAGTTTTTGTCATCAATTTTAACGTGTGAAATGtagatttttcttttctaatTGATGATACACGCATATATGCACGGAGATGAAATGCTATATCCATGTGAAATTCACACAAAAATTGAGATATTTCACCATGagaaaaaatattcaaaatataaaaaaatttcaATTTCAAACTGTTCAAAATACCGATTAACAATATCTTTTTTTCAAATCGCCCATTGAATACACATTCTATACATGctattcaatttttttaaaaatatcaaaaaatatACATTTTTTAGAATGCGTATATTCCATTTAAAAAAGTAAGAAAATATTCATTTTGAAAATGCgtattcactacaagaaaaatgtgaATGTGTATTCCCAGAATCCGtattttttgttatttttaaaaaaacttgaGCATGCATCTCTTCATATGGATATTTGATAAATATTGggtattttgattttttattcCGGTATTCTTATTTTCTCTTACAGAATCAGAGAAGAATTCAAATTTTTGTTAAAGATAAAATGTGCATGAGTAtattaattatcaaaaaaattgTTTGACAAAAAATAATATTCGGGCGATTAAGAAATAAGAATCGAATCACGACCATATTTTATTACTGGTCGAATCTCTGCTATCTCTTAGATTAGTTTCAAGGCAACTCTAATGTATAGTACGTAGTGCTCATAATTACGTTTATTCGGTTATGTTCAAATAAATACTAGCGTGTAAATTAGTCTGCCCTACATGTGAGATCTCGATAGTGTCTATAAATACCGATTGTTTCCGCACTTGAAATCACAATTCACAGTTACACATATAAATAAATCTCTCTAGCCATTTATTTGTACTAAGCTATATATTTACTATTATGGCATCGACTGTGACTAGTGTTGCACCAGTAGAGTACAAGAACTCGCCGTCTGGTTCCCCCGATGCCACAACCCGGAAGTCGGCGATTGTGGAAGCTGTTTTTAGGGTTTTCTTGTTTATTGCGTCTTTAACAGCTGTGGTGGTCATGGTCACTAGCAAACAGACGGAGTTGGTTCCGTTTCCGCCCCTCGGAATGGTGCCTAATACTATCAGATTTACTGATACTCCTGCCTTTGAGTAAGTTGCATTGCATGTATAGGAGGGCCTTATGTTGGATTACGACAGTAGCTAATCAAATTTTTGGAATCCATCAAACATAGCATATTCTTGAcaattttatatgtatttttaacTAACTGATATGTAAATGTGTTGAAAAAAACTGCAGATACTTTATAGCAGCACTCTCCGCATCTGGTCTTTACGCCATCATAACTACTTTGTTGAATATCTCAGCAATATCAAAGCCAGGCTACAACAAAATATTGGCATTATATATTGTTACCATGGATGTGGTAAGCCTACTTTTTCATCCTCAAACTTATAATTCATTACAGTACATTTGTACCGGAATCAGAATTGCAGTGTAGTCGGTGGCGGATCCAAAAATAGGGAATGGTGTGTCATCGACTAATAATTTTTTTGCAATGTGAAATACTTGTAAGATTAATATTTTATTCAAATTAAAATACTTATTTATTATATATCAAAAATTAGCTTTATACCACATTTCTTATTTTTGtgcaaaattttatttttttataaaataaacatTTCTCCTTTTTTCCACTTAATTTCCCTCTTAATTTCATAAAATGAAGTTCAAAATATTCGGAACAAGTATATGTATTATTGATAAAGTTGATATAATCAAATTATTAAAAATCTTATCATTTATAAAATTATCGAAAACAGAGTAGAACTCATCGTTAACTCAAAACTCTTATATCTTATAAAAAAGGATTatttttttttttgttatttCTAATTATCAAGGATAACTAAATAGGAATATAACCAACTTTTAAGAAGGGAGATAAATAAGCTGAGAACAAATAAAACATCAATATCTATGCATAACCATAAAAAAACAACCTGTCATTGAAAATAATGATGTATCACGTGACAACAGTAGGTACATTTTTGTGAAATAAGTAATTTGGGTAAATGGAATGCAGATAATGTTGGCAATTGTAGCAGCAGCATCAGGAACTGCCGGAGGAGTTGCATATGTTGGAATTGAAGGAAACTCTCATACCCGTTGGAGAAAAATCTGTACTCCTTATGATACATTCTGTCAACATGCAGCAGGCGCCATTGTAGTTTCGTTACTAGCTGCCGCTGTTCTCTTATTGTTGATCCTCAAATCTGTTTTCACCATGTACCGCAAAATTCCCAACTAGATTACCATTTGTCAGCCATTTTATTaaatttgttttgttttaatgTGGATGCCTACGTATTCTGTTATTTTTACGCAAATGATTGCTGTCAACGGTCTTTGATAACTATGCACTTGTGTTTCTTTTCTCGTCTTGTGGCTATAAAACCTTTTTTCTACCGTACATTACTTCATGTTACAATGCTATTCTAAGTCAGCACTATTATAACACTTTCTCCCATGAAAGCAAGACGAAAGAAAGTTGATTTTATTGTTATACATTGTCACACAATTATAAACTGAAAATATGAAGCTTATCTATATCTTCACTAATGGAAACTAAGAACACACAGTGTTTACatgttgaagatgaagaagagAATACAATGATGAATCTAGAATAGTATCTTAACCGGTAAGTAAAACAGAATGAAAATGGAGGGTACATATATATCTAACAAACTTGTACAGACTGTCTATTACTAACTAACTTGCTACCTCAGCATCCTTGACACCTGTAGCCTCATCATTGTGTTGCTTAGTCGGAGCAGTACTGTGTGTAACATCCCCCCTCAAGATAGGTGGGCAGAAAAGATTAAGAACACCTATCTTGGACTGAACAGTTGATACGAAGGCAAGGCTTTAGTAAACATATATGCTGGTTGAGTTTTAGTTGAAACATAAGCAGGTGAAATCAAACCCGATTGAAACTTATCACGAACAAAGTGACAATCTATGTCAATATGTTTTGTCCGTTCATGGAAAACAGGGTTTCTGGCTATATGCATAGCCGAATTGTTGTCACAATAAAGAGGAATAGGTGTGGACGAAGGGGAGTGAAGAGCCTGTAAGAGAGAGACCAGCCAAACAACCTCACAACATGTATCGGCCATGACACGATATTCAGACTCAGCAGAAGATCGAGAGACAGTGGATtgtttcttgcatttccaagaaaCTAAAGATGAACCTAACATGATACAATAACCAGTTAGCGAACGACGAGACTCAACACACCCACCCCAATCATAGTCACTATAAGCAGTTAACTAGAGGGAAGGATTAGCACTGAAGA from Apium graveolens cultivar Ventura chromosome 5, ASM990537v1, whole genome shotgun sequence includes the following:
- the LOC141723573 gene encoding CASP-like protein 1, translating into MASTVTSVAPVEYKNSPSGSPDATTRKSAIVEAVFRVFLFIASLTAVVVMVTSKQTELVPFPPLGMVPNTIRFTDTPAFEYFIAALSASGLYAIITTLLNISAISKPGYNKILALYIVTMDVIMLAIVAAASGTAGGVAYVGIEGNSHTRWRKICTPYDTFCQHAAGAIVVSLLAAAVLLLLILKSVFTMYRKIPN